The window ACTTTTGGATTGGTTATGCTCGCTGTGGTCATACTGCTCGCATGTTTGACTACGAGTATCGGACTGGTTACTGCATGTGCTGAATACTTCAATACAATTATGCCGAAAATCAGCTACAAAGTATTTGTTATATTCTTCTCGACGTTCTGTTTTGTCATCGCGAATTTCGGATTGGCGAATATCATTACGTATTCGATTCCAGTATTGATGTTCTTATATCCTTTGGCTGTTGTTTTAATGATTCTGACTTTCCTTTCACCGCTATTCAATCATGCGCGGATAGTGTATGTATCAGCCACGGTTGTCGCATTTATGATTAGTTTCATTGATGGATTTAAAACGCTTTGTAAATCACTTAAGATAGACTATTTTGACTGGTTAGCCCCAATTATATCCTTTTATGATCGTGTACTGCCTTTCTACGAGGAAGGACTTGGTTGGCTTTTACCGGTATTCATTGTCATACTAATAACCGGAATAGCCGCACGCATTCAGAAAAAACCTATAGTAGAAGTATAATAAAAAGCCGGTTCCTCGTTGAAAGGGAACCGGCTTTTTGTATTTACTTGGATTTTAAAGAATGGAATTCATCAATTGCCCGCAGCCAATTGCCACGCATAATTGAGGACACGTTCGTTTCGTCACGATTTTTCATTAACTTAATGATTTTATTGTGTTCTCCAATCGACTTTTCAGTCAAAATAATAGAATTATGGAAGAATAATCTTCTGACATGTGCTTGAAGCGATGCAACCATAGATAAGATATATGGATTATTTGCCGTATCGACGATAATCTGATGAAATTCTTCATCGATTTTCAATGCTGAAAAATAATTTTTAGTATAGACCGCGTCGGCAAACCGTTCGTTCGTACTTTCAAGTAAGGCAATTGTTTCTTTAGTAAGTTGCGGAATTGCAAGTTCCGCGGATAATGCTTGCAACGCTGCGAGAGGCGGAAGAAGATCTATAATAGATTCTTTATCTACTTCTGTCACTTGTGTCGCTTTTCCGGGATACATCTTCACAAACCCTTGCACTTCAAGCAGTTGCAATGATTCGCGAATAGGTGTCCTGCTGACCCCCAATGCCCCGGCAAGTTCTGTATCGTTCAATTTTTCACCTGGATGCAATGTACCATCTATAATCCATTGCTGGAGTTGGTTAAAGGCATTTTCCTTTGCGGAAATTCGAAGAGGCTTCTCGTGTTCTGTCGGTATCGGCATTGTGAATCACCATCCTATATAAGTCATTATTGCTCTAGTATACAATAAAGTGACGCCAGTTGGAAGATATGCAATATATTACGAATGGGAATCAATCCTTTTTAAGCAAGTCGTCTGCCTTCGGAAAGCATTTTTTGGTAACGTAATATATGTAATAGCCAACCATGCTACCTACTGTGTTTAACCATAAATCATCTATATCGCTACTTCTTGCTTGGGGCACTTGCATTATTTCGATGAAAAGTGAAATGCTTAATCCAATAAGAGTAACTTTCCAAAAACGATTGAATGTCTTCCATAACATCGGAATCATAAAGCCGATGGGTATGAAAATACAGATGTTACCTAAAAAGTTTATAATAAAGGGTTGCCAAAAATTCAGTTCCATTATGGCGTAATAGTTATCTTGAAAAACTCTGAACGGCATAAGATTTACATTCGAAAACGAGCGTGTAACGACGGGACCTGTATAGAGGAATGTCAGTATTGTTTGCGAAAATAACGCTGTCATGAATAGTAGAAAGACAACAATGCCAATTTCGTGGTATAAGTGAACCTCCTTGTATCCTCGCAAGTTATTGTAAGTGACGCGGAGGATGAGGATAATTGGTAAAGCAACTAGTAAATATGGAATCATTTCTCCGATATAACCTAAAATTGATGTCATTAAATCCACCTTACTTTATTATAAGTCTCGTTTATACTTCAGTGATATGTCCTGATCTTCTATAGAAGTTCCGTATGCAAGTTCTTCATGCTGGAAGATGAACCCCCGAGCTTCGTAGAAGGGGATGCCGAACATGTTTCCTTTGGCCACGGAAACCCATTGTTCTTGTGCGCCATAGGTATATTTCTGTATTTTAGTAAAGAAGTCGAGAAGTCGTGTGCCGATACCCATTCCACGCATTAAAGGATCCAAATAGAAAACATATACTTCTCCTGTAGTTTCACTAGTCATTCCACCGCCAATAGCCCCGACGATTATACCATCTTTCTCGGCAATGAAATAACCGTGCCATTGTTCATTAATAGTGACGATTTCTTGCTCAATACGTTTCACATTGTAATATTGCTCGATCAGTTTAGTGAGATAAGCCTCGGAATAAAGCTTTTCATATGTAAACCATTGACTTGTTACAAGTATGTCGGTTATGGCCACGGCATCATTTCTTGTTGCTCTGCGAATAGTTATCGGCTTCATATACACACCTCTTTGCATGTAATAATCTATAACCTGTTTGTAATGGTAAAGGTAGCTTACTGTAATGTTCCTGTAATAGTCGATTGCTATTATAAGTATAGACTAAATAGCAGGGAGTAGAGTAATTGAGAAAAATTTTAATGACACTCATTCTTACGATTGCATTATTGGTCAGCGGGGCAAATGAAAGCTGGGCAGCATCACCAAATTACATAGTTAAGAAAGGTGATTCGTTATTCAAAATCTCTAAGATGCATAACGTCTCTATTTCTAACTTAAAATCATGGAACAACTTGAAGTCAAATACAATCCACCCAAATATGAAACTGAAAGTCGCTTCTGGAGCAAAAGCTGTTAAAAAAACAGCAGCACCGAAAAAAGCAGCTAAATCAGTAGCGAAAACACCATCACGTTCTGACTCCGACAACGTAGTCAAAGAATTCACCGTGTCAGCTAGTGCATTTACAGCAAACTGTAATGGATGTTCAGGTATTACAAAAACAGGCGTTAATTTGAAGAGTAACCCTGATGTGAAGATTATTGCAGTCGACCCAAGTGTCATTAAATTAGGGACAAAGGTACATGTGGAAGGCTACGGATATGCGATTGCCGGTGATACGGGAAGCGCAATCAAAGGAAAAAAGATTGACGTATTTTTCCCGACAAAAGAGGCAGCTTACAAATGGGGCAGGAAAAATGTAAAGATAAAAATATTGAATTAAATGATAAAGCGCTAACTTTTCAACTGAAAAGTTAGCGCTTTTTTTGAATCAATTCAGAAGCAACTACATTTGTTTTCTTGTGGAATTTTTGTAATGAAAAAGACAACTCGCTGTAATGTTCTTGTCATACAACTTGGACAAGCTGTCTCCGTGGAATAAAACACGAGGAGACGAGTAAATGAAAAATATGCTTTTGACACTAATCCTGACGATTGCCTTATTGGTCAGCGGAGCAAATGAAAGTGCCGCTTCATCATCAATGTATACGGTGAAAAAAGGAGATACATTATACAAAATTTCTCGAATGTACAACACAACAGTAGCAAACTTGAAGTCATGGAATAATTTAAAATCGGATACTATTTTCCCAAAGCAAAAACTTAGTGTTGTTTCAAGCGCTAAGAAATCTAAGAAAACAGCTGCAACAGCTAATAAGCCCGCCGTAAAGACTATATCACGGTCATCTTCTGTGAAACCCGTTAAAGAGTTTACTGTCTCGGCAACTGCATATACAGCGTATTGTAATGGTTGTTCAGGTATCACGAAAACAGGTATCAACTTGAGGGAAAACTCTGATCTGAAAGTGATTGCCGTAGATCCAAATGTCATCAAACTTGGCACGAAAGTACATGTAGAAGGCTACGGATACGCAATTGCAGGTGATACGGGCGGTTCGATTAAAGGAAATAAGATTGATGTATTTATCCCCTCGAAAAGCGAGGCTTATAAGTGGGGGCGGAAAAACGTCAAAATAACAATAGTTGAATAAAGTTGATAGAAGCTTGCCTATTTCATTGGGCAAGCTTTTTTTTACGTTCAGGCTCTAGCGCATTTAACAGTTTAACTAATTCAGAAGAAGTGGTGTAATACATAACAACGCATTGCTATTCAGAGTCCTGTCTGCTATATTTCGTATTCACCTATTAATCGTATTGTAAGGAGCTTCAGACTATGATTTATTTTCAAAAAAGCGACATAAAAACCCCCCATATCAAACCCAATGTAACAGTTAATTTGAAAATGAAGATGATTCTTCTTATAGGGATATTAATCATTGCAATTGTTTTGGTCATCGGGCTTTTCATCGATTATTTCATGTCTGATACTTTAGAAACCCAAATGGGGGAAAGGGCACTTAGTGTTGCCGAAAGTGTAGCCCATATTCCTGAACTTGCAAACGCATTTGGGGAGGAAAATCCTGCCTTACTAATAGAACCGATCATTACACCGATTCAAGAGGCTACTGGAGCTGAATTTATCGTCATTGGAAATACGGAAGAAATTAGATACGCTCATCCAATAGCCGCTCATATTGGTGAAAAAATGATGGGTGAAGATAATGAGCGAGCATTAGTATATGGAGAATCATATGTTTCAAAAGCAGTCGGTTCTTTAGGCAGTTCGTTAAGAGCAAAAGTGCCCATTTACTTGGAAGGGAAGATTATCGGAGTTGTTTCAGTCGGCTTTTTAGCCGATGATATACAAAGTATAATTCGTACCTACAATAACCAGCTATGGTTTGTCTGGTTACTCATTGTTGGAGTTGCAATCATCGGAGCAGTTGTTATTGCATCGTATATTAAAAAAGTATTATTTGGATTGGAACCGGAGGAAATAACTCATTTGCTGATCCAGAAAGAAACTATTCTTCAGTCCACACATGAAGGGATCATTGCATTGAATCCAGATGGAATGATTACAATGATGAATTCATCTGCCCAACATCTATTTTTTGATAAACCAATTACCTCCAATCGGTACTTGGGTAAAATGATAAAAGAAATATCTCCAACTCCTCATTTATCCGAATTGTTGAATGACGTAGATGGGCTGGTGGATAAGGAAATAGTAATCGGTAAGAATATTGTTTTTATAAATACTGTTCCAATCTACTTTGAACAGACGTTTATGGGAACTGTCTCTACTTTTCGGAATAAAACTGAAATTGAGTTGTTAACTAGGGAGCTAACCCGGATTAAACAATACGCAAATGCATTAAGAGCCCAAACTCATGAATTCTCAAACAAGCTACATATGATACTAGGCCTATTGCAACTTGGAAAGAAAAAAGAAGTCATCGATTTTATCCAAAAAGAAAGTAACCTGCAGAAAAACTGGATTCGTATTTTGATAAGGAAAGTGGCGGACCCTTTAGTAAGTGGAATTTTATTGGGGAAACTAAATCAAGCGAATGAATCAGGCGTCGAGTTGGCAATTCATCCGGATAGTATATTGAAAGGTAACCTATCTGAAAAGAAGAGTGAAGCATTATTGACCGCTATTGGAAACTTGATTGATAACGCGATGGACGCGGTGAAAAATAAACCCGCTACGAACCGGAAAATATCAATTTTTTTTACCGATATAGGTGACGATATCATTTTTGAAATCGAGGATTCAGGTGAAGGAATTCATATGGAGCTGTCCCGCAAAGTATTTGAACAGGGATATACTTCTAAAGCAGGCATGAATCGCGGTTTTGGACTAGCCTTAACGAAACAAAAAATTACCGAAGTGGATGGTGCTCTCTATTTAGAGGAAAGCGAACTTGGCGGAGCTTGTTTTGTTATTTCAATCCCAAAAGATTCAGTAGAAGGAGGAGATAGAGTTGAATGATACGATACGGGTATTAATTGTGGAGGATGATTTTAGAATTGCAGAAATCAATCGTCAGTTTGTTAATCGAGTAGATGGATTTACAGTGCTCGATGTTGTTAAAACGGGGAAGGAAGCACTAGCTTATTTACGGAACCATAGGTCAGGTGGACCCCAGCTGATCTTGTTGGATGTCTATATACCTGATACTGAAGGGCTGAGTTTATTTTGGCAATTACGGAATGAGTTTAATGAAATTGATGTCATTATGGTAACTGCGGCGAAGGAAGTAACGACGATTACAGAAACGCTGCGAGGCGGGATTTTCGATTATATTGTGAAACCAGCAGATTTTATTCGTTTTGAGCAGACGTTGAAAAGGTTCAGTGGTCAGCACGCACTTCTTTCATCAAGAGAGGAGCTTGAGCAGGATGAAATCGATAGGCTGATAGGTATGCAAGCATTGCCGAAGCTTGAAACCGCGACCGAAGGCAAGTTACCAAAAGGAATTGACCAGATTACATTAGATAAAATAAAAGCTATTTTACAGACGACCGAAAACTCAGGGGTTACCGCAATGAATGCCGGAAACAAAGTAGGCGTAAGCCGCTCAACAGCGAGACGTTATTTGGAGTACCTAGTGTCAGTTAAAGAAGCGGAAGCGCAATTAAACTATGGAGACATCGGGCGGCCTGAACGAAAATACATACCGTGGACAAAATGAACAAAATACACAGAAAGATTAATAGTGTTTTTACTTAACTAAACTTATTTTTCTACTCTCTTTATGATAAATTTCTGAGTATAGAAAACTTTGAAAAAGAGAGGATTCACTTTGTATGCCGAAACAAATTTTCAATCGTTATGAAAATTGTTGTATCCGCTTACACTAAGTGACCTTCCTTTTCATTAGTACACAGTCGTTTACTAGAAGGAGGAAATTATGCTTAGTATTATTGGTTTATTTACAATACTCATTGTTGTTGTGCTACTTATTAGTGGCAAAGTCTCTCCAATTGTAGGGCTTGTACTGGTTCCGATAGTGGGGGCGTTTAGTGCAGGATTCAACTTCGAACAAATTGGTGAGTTTTTCACAAGTGGAACGCAGTCTGTCTTCAGTGTTGCTGTCATGTTCATTTTTGCGATACTGTTTTTCGGAATCATGCAGGATGTAGGGGTATTCGACCCTCTCATTGATAAGATGATATCACTTACTCGTGGAAATGTTATCGCAGTGGCTGTTGGTACAGTTATCATCGCTGCAATCGCCCACTTGGATGGTTCGGGAGCCTCGACGTTCCTAATTACAATACCTGCTTTGCTCCCGTTATATAAAAAATTAAAGATGAGCCCGTATTTGTTGCTCATGTTAGTCGGAACAAGTGCAAGTGTCATGAATATGGTGCCTTGGGCTGGCCCGTTAGGAAGAACCGCGGCAGTGCTTGATATGGATGTCACTGAACTGTGGAGACCACTCATTAAGATTCAAATAATTGGCCTAGTATTATTAATTGTTTTGGCAGTTTTACTTGGACTTCGTGAAAAACGTCGCATCGCGAAAAACATATTAGCGGATGAAAAATCCATGTCCGCAGATGATTCACCTGAATTGCCGGTAAATGTTAATCAGGACCAAGATACGGTAGCGGAAAAGTTATTGAGCCGACCAAAGTTCTATTGGGTAAACGTCATATTAGCAATCAGTGTAATTGGCGTATTGGTATGGGGCGTAATTCCAGCTGGATTCGCATTTATGATTGGGGTCAGTATTGCTTTACCCATTAACTACCCTAACATCCAAGATCAGATGTCGCGTATAAAAGATCATGCACCGGGTGCAATTCTTATGGCAACGATCATTTTAGCTGCAGGTTCGTTTTTAGGTATTCTAAATGGGACGGATATGTTGAATTCGATTGCAAAAGATCTTGTGACTGTTCTGCCAGCATTCATCATTCCATATTTACATATCATTATAGGTGTGTTTGGTGTTCCATTCGATTTACTTTTAAGTACGGATGCTTATTATTTCGCCTTGCTTCCGATTGTTGATCAGGTTGTAACTGGTTTTGGAGTATCTTCACTCTCCGCTGCTTATGCTATGATCATCGG of the Sporosarcina sp. FSL K6-1508 genome contains:
- a CDS encoding CitMHS family transporter, yielding MLSIIGLFTILIVVVLLISGKVSPIVGLVLVPIVGAFSAGFNFEQIGEFFTSGTQSVFSVAVMFIFAILFFGIMQDVGVFDPLIDKMISLTRGNVIAVAVGTVIIAAIAHLDGSGASTFLITIPALLPLYKKLKMSPYLLLMLVGTSASVMNMVPWAGPLGRTAAVLDMDVTELWRPLIKIQIIGLVLLIVLAVLLGLREKRRIAKNILADEKSMSADDSPELPVNVNQDQDTVAEKLLSRPKFYWVNVILAISVIGVLVWGVIPAGFAFMIGVSIALPINYPNIQDQMSRIKDHAPGAILMATIILAAGSFLGILNGTDMLNSIAKDLVTVLPAFIIPYLHIIIGVFGVPFDLLLSTDAYYFALLPIVDQVVTGFGVSSLSAAYAMIIGNIIGTFVSPLSPALWLALGLAGLEMGRHIRYSFMMMWGFSIVLLAIAVVIGVISI
- a CDS encoding GntR family transcriptional regulator, whose amino-acid sequence is MPIPTEHEKPLRISAKENAFNQLQQWIIDGTLHPGEKLNDTELAGALGVSRTPIRESLQLLEVQGFVKMYPGKATQVTEVDKESIIDLLPPLAALQALSAELAIPQLTKETIALLESTNERFADAVYTKNYFSALKIDEEFHQIIVDTANNPYILSMVASLQAHVRRLFFHNSIILTEKSIGEHNKIIKLMKNRDETNVSSIMRGNWLRAIDEFHSLKSK
- a CDS encoding VanZ family protein; this encodes MTSILGYIGEMIPYLLVALPIILILRVTYNNLRGYKEVHLYHEIGIVVFLLFMTALFSQTILTFLYTGPVVTRSFSNVNLMPFRVFQDNYYAIMELNFWQPFIINFLGNICIFIPIGFMIPMLWKTFNRFWKVTLIGLSISLFIEIMQVPQARSSDIDDLWLNTVGSMVGYYIYYVTKKCFPKADDLLKKD
- a CDS encoding 3D domain-containing protein, which gives rise to MRKILMTLILTIALLVSGANESWAASPNYIVKKGDSLFKISKMHNVSISNLKSWNNLKSNTIHPNMKLKVASGAKAVKKTAAPKKAAKSVAKTPSRSDSDNVVKEFTVSASAFTANCNGCSGITKTGVNLKSNPDVKIIAVDPSVIKLGTKVHVEGYGYAIAGDTGSAIKGKKIDVFFPTKEAAYKWGRKNVKIKILN
- a CDS encoding sensor histidine kinase produces the protein MIYFQKSDIKTPHIKPNVTVNLKMKMILLIGILIIAIVLVIGLFIDYFMSDTLETQMGERALSVAESVAHIPELANAFGEENPALLIEPIITPIQEATGAEFIVIGNTEEIRYAHPIAAHIGEKMMGEDNERALVYGESYVSKAVGSLGSSLRAKVPIYLEGKIIGVVSVGFLADDIQSIIRTYNNQLWFVWLLIVGVAIIGAVVIASYIKKVLFGLEPEEITHLLIQKETILQSTHEGIIALNPDGMITMMNSSAQHLFFDKPITSNRYLGKMIKEISPTPHLSELLNDVDGLVDKEIVIGKNIVFINTVPIYFEQTFMGTVSTFRNKTEIELLTRELTRIKQYANALRAQTHEFSNKLHMILGLLQLGKKKEVIDFIQKESNLQKNWIRILIRKVADPLVSGILLGKLNQANESGVELAIHPDSILKGNLSEKKSEALLTAIGNLIDNAMDAVKNKPATNRKISIFFTDIGDDIIFEIEDSGEGIHMELSRKVFEQGYTSKAGMNRGFGLALTKQKITEVDGALYLEESELGGACFVISIPKDSVEGGDRVE
- a CDS encoding response regulator; amino-acid sequence: MNDTIRVLIVEDDFRIAEINRQFVNRVDGFTVLDVVKTGKEALAYLRNHRSGGPQLILLDVYIPDTEGLSLFWQLRNEFNEIDVIMVTAAKEVTTITETLRGGIFDYIVKPADFIRFEQTLKRFSGQHALLSSREELEQDEIDRLIGMQALPKLETATEGKLPKGIDQITLDKIKAILQTTENSGVTAMNAGNKVGVSRSTARRYLEYLVSVKEAEAQLNYGDIGRPERKYIPWTK
- a CDS encoding GNAT family N-acetyltransferase; the protein is MKPITIRRATRNDAVAITDILVTSQWFTYEKLYSEAYLTKLIEQYYNVKRIEQEIVTINEQWHGYFIAEKDGIIVGAIGGGMTSETTGEVYVFYLDPLMRGMGIGTRLLDFFTKIQKYTYGAQEQWVSVAKGNMFGIPFYEARGFIFQHEELAYGTSIEDQDISLKYKRDL
- a CDS encoding 3D domain-containing protein — its product is MKNMLLTLILTIALLVSGANESAASSSMYTVKKGDTLYKISRMYNTTVANLKSWNNLKSDTIFPKQKLSVVSSAKKSKKTAATANKPAVKTISRSSSVKPVKEFTVSATAYTAYCNGCSGITKTGINLRENSDLKVIAVDPNVIKLGTKVHVEGYGYAIAGDTGGSIKGNKIDVFIPSKSEAYKWGRKNVKITIVE